From Serratia fonticola:
GGTTACAGACACAACGCCACAATCTCTTTATATAACGTCAGCGGTAATGTCACACCGAACTGCTCACTGTGCTGACGCGCCTTAAAACGCCGCTCCCCAGGAATACGGGCTCCTTGCTCTGCCATATCATTAAAAAGCCCTTCCGCTCTGGCGAAATGCTCTTCCTGATCCGCCCCCAGAAAACGCTCGGGATCCATCGCAATAATCAGTTCTCCGCCATACGGTGAAGAGCCTGTTGATTGGTCGTAAGCTAACGATTCTTTACTGGTCATATCACCAATCAACGGCCCGGCAATCAGCTCCACCATAGCTGCCAATGCTGAGCCCTTATGGCCGCCAAACGTCAACATTGCGCCTTGCAGTACGCTGGCAGCATCGGTGGAAGGTTTACCTTGACGATCGATTCCCCATCCTTCTGGCAGTGGCTTATTTGCCCGGCGATGCAGTTCAATCTCACCGCGTGCAGCTGCGCTGGTCGCCATATCAAACACAAACGGCGCTTGTCCCTGACGTGGCCAACCAAAGGCTATCGGGTTGGTGCCAAACAAGGGCTGACTTCCCCCGGCGGGCGTTACCCAGGCATGGCTTGGGGTGCAAGCCAACGCTACCAATCCCTGTTCGATAAGCGGCTCGATATCCGCCCACAGCGCAGAGAAGTGGACGCAATGATTGATCGCCAATGCGGCAATACCACAGTGACGAACCTTGGCGATAAAGGCAGGCAGCGCCGCTTGATAGGCAACCAACGAGAACGCACCATGCGCGTCTACGCGTAAAATCGCCGGAGCGCTGTCGGTGAACGTCGGTTCGGCATCTGCCATCACTTTGCTGGCATGCAGCGATCGAACACAGCCCAGTACACGATACAAACCATGGGAATGGCAGCCATCGCGTTCACCGGCGGCGACGTTCTTTGCCACCGCATCTGCATGTCTGGCGCTGAAACCATTACTGTGCAAGGCTCGGTACGCCAGTTGATAGGCCTCTGGCAACGTAAGATTAACGGTGTTGGTCATGGTCGTTTCCTCCTTTAGCATTACTCTTCCTCGTCCCCGACAAAATTTGCCTGAGGTAAACAGGTGTAAGCTCCCCAGTAATAAATCAGCAGCGCGATGGCCGCCACCAACAGGGTGTCCCACGGGTGACCAATCGCATTGATACCGCCAAAACTGCCGAGATAGGAAGCTACGATGATCAAGGCGTAGAAAGCGATCAGCCACAGCGAAGACCAAATCTGCTGCTTCA
This genomic window contains:
- a CDS encoding Ldh family oxidoreductase encodes the protein MTNTVNLTLPEAYQLAYRALHSNGFSARHADAVAKNVAAGERDGCHSHGLYRVLGCVRSLHASKVMADAEPTFTDSAPAILRVDAHGAFSLVAYQAALPAFIAKVRHCGIAALAINHCVHFSALWADIEPLIEQGLVALACTPSHAWVTPAGGSQPLFGTNPIAFGWPRQGQAPFVFDMATSAAARGEIELHRRANKPLPEGWGIDRQGKPSTDAASVLQGAMLTFGGHKGSALAAMVELIAGPLIGDMTSKESLAYDQSTGSSPYGGELIIAMDPERFLGADQEEHFARAEGLFNDMAEQGARIPGERRFKARQHSEQFGVTLPLTLYKEIVALCL